The following is a genomic window from Thermogemmata fonticola.
TCACGTCGGCGAGGCAGTCCGGCAGGATTTTGTATCCTTGTCGTTGCAGATAGCCGAAGAGGCCATGTTTGCCGACCAGGGCAGCCCAACCGTGGCAGTCGAGGAGCCGCCGCACTGTCCGGCCATTGAGGGTGCCGCGGCAGATGGCTTCGGGGTATTCGCCTTGGCCGTGGATGTCCAGAAGTAGTCCGCAATGCCAGCGCCGTCGCACTTGCTGGCACGCCGCCGCTACGGAACGATGATAGTATTCATAGACAACCTTGGCGCTGCGGGACTCGTAAGCCCGTTCAGCGGGCCGATTCACATCGAGGAACTTGCGGTCAAAGCGGGCCAGAATGAGCCAGGGCTTACCGCGGAGTTGCCGTTCCAGCTCGATGACGCAGGCCGCCGCGAGTTCTGCAGTCCAAGCGTCCCGCACAGTTTGGAAGTCGGACAAACCGCGCCCTTGCCGTTCCACAGCTTGAGGAATCGGCAAGGTGCCGCCATGGGGCACGGACAGAATGATGGGCAAGGTCCCGTGTTCTACGGTGACCAGTTCGCGAAGCGTTTCTGGAGGCAGAGGTGGTTCCGCGGGGTCTGGCTGGAAATGAGCGAAAGCGGTAGACGGAACCCTATTCTCCGAGCTGACGAGATTATGGAACGGAGCATCTCCGCGGGAAATGAGAGGAGGAACCATCAGAGCCAGGGTCAGAGCGCGTATACCAGCAATGCGCACAGGCAAAGCTCCACAAAGCTCAAGCGATAACGGGACCAGTGATGCCGGTCAGCTCAGCCAGTCGCGGGGATCAGCGATGGCACCGGCCAGGGCGCTTGCCGCAACCGTCAGGGGTGAAGCCAGGAAGACACGCGCCTCCTTGTGTCCCATCCGTCCGGGGAAATTGCGGTTGGTTGTGCTGATGCAGGAGAGGGGGGCGTTGAGCCGGCCGAAGGTGTCGGCAGGTCCTCCCAGGCACGCCGCGCAACTCGGATCGCCAATTTTCGCGCCGGCATTCAGGAAAATCTCCCGCAGGGTTTGGCCGTTGAGCCGCTCTCGGTCCAAACCTTGGGCCACCTCGGTCGTAGCCGGCACAACAAACGTATCAATCTTGACGCTCTTGCCTTGAAGCAGCCGGGCAGCCGCTCGGAAGTCGGTCAGCTTGCCACCCGTGCAACTGCCAATGTAGGCCCGGTCCAGCTTCGTTCCTTTGACCTGCGAAATCGGAGCCTTGTTGTCCGGGGAGTGAGGCTGAGCTACGAGAGGTTCCAATCGAGTGACATCGAAAACATACTCGGCGGCATAGCGAGCATCCGGGTCGGAATAGACCGGCGTAAAACTCTTACCGCTTTTATTGCGGCTGCGGACATAATCCAGGGTGACGGCATCCGGGGCAATGACGCCGTTTTTTCCGCCGGCCTCGATCACCATGTTACACAGGGTCATGCGCTCTTCAATGTTGAGGGCGAAGACCGCCTCACCGTCGAATTCCATCGCCTTGTAGGTTGCGCCATCACAGCCGATTTCGCCGATGACGGCGAGGATGAGGTCCTTGGCCATCAGGTAAGGGGGCAACTGTCCGTGGAAGATGAAGCGAAGTGTCGGCGGGACTTTCAGCCAAAGTTTGCCGGTACCCATGACGAAGCCCGCTTCGGTGTTGCCGATGCCCGTGGCAAACTCTCCAAATGCGCCGGCGGTACAAGTATGGCTATCCGTGCCCAGGAGCACTTCGCCGGGACGGGTGTGGCCTTCCTCCGGTAAGGCAATATGGCAGACCCCTTTGTACCGGGGCGTGCCGACATCGTAGAAGTATGGCAAGTCTTGTTCCCGTGCGAACTCCCGCAGAATATCCACATTCCGGTGGGCCATGGCATCCTGCGTGAAAATGTAATGGTCCGGTATAATGACCACTTTGTGGCGATCCCACACCTTGGCCTGCGGCCCGAAATGTTTTTTGAAGACTCCGATAGTTCCTGGCCCGCAGACATCATGGGTCATCAACACATCGACGTTCACCCAGACATTCTCGCCCGGCTGAACACCCTCTTTTCCGGCGGCACGGGCCAGAATCTTTTCTGTCATCGTCATCGCTGGCATAGACCGGACCCTTCCTTCGTGAACCGAGCTTGTCGGTGGGTTTGCGGGGTTCGTTGCCCCTTCGTGTTCTGCCGTTGTTGGCCTTTGCCGTCATTGTAGCAAGCGTTTGCCAGGGACGAGAGCAGGCTGTACTTACGCCTCGTGGTCAAGCCGCCGAAATTGGCTGCTATTTGGAACAACGTGGCGGATGGTCGCGGAGTCGCCTCAACCGGAAGAGGAGCCGGCGGAGGGGGATGGCGCTGGAGATTGTGGCGGGATGTGCTGCTGGAGAGCCTGACGGGCTAAACGTCCTAGGTAGATGGTCACTAAGACGGTTGCCGCCAAACCCAGCCCGAACAGGAACCATTCTCCGAGACTGCGTTGCTCGGTGGTGGCTCCTGCCCAGGTCCAGCGCCCCCAGTAGCCCAGATAGACGTAAAGGAAGGTTCCCGGCATCATCGCCAGGAAACTAGCGGCGGCACAAGGCCAGAAACGGATGGCCGTCAGGCCGTAGAGATAGTTCTGGAGGTTGAAAGGGATGGCCGGTGAAAGGCGGAGCAAGGCAACGAGGCGCCAGCCGCTTCGCCCCAAGGCACTATCCCAGTGCTGCCAAGCTGGCCGGTGCTTCAGGAAGCGTTCCACAGAGCCGCGCCCCAACCCACGGGCCAGGAGAAATGCGAGACTGGCCGACAGATTTGCCGCGATCGTACAGAGCACAAACCCCCACCCCAAGCCGAACCACGCTCCTCCTGCCACGGCCAGCGGCCAAGCTGGTAACAGTAACAGCACTGCCAGTATGTAGAACACCACAAAAAGCACCGCCGCGGCTGGACGATCCAGATTTTCCAACCCTCGATACGCCGCTAGCAACCAGCCGTTCTGCTCCAACCAGCGTCCTAGCAGGAGCGCCAGGAGGATTAGCAGCCCTACCAACGCGACTCGAAGATACCGCCGGAACACCGTTCTTGTGATCCTGATCTGACAATCCTAAGGGGGTGAGACTTCCCAGATGCTTCTTGCCATGGTCACGCTGGAAAGCTGCAAGGTAAAGCCTGCCCGCCTCTCAGTCGGCATCAAGCTAAGGGACCAAGAGGTAGAAGATTGGGGCCTTATCGTCTGAGGTACCTACCTCACCGGCCTATTGTAAGGATTGCAAGGAGGATTCCAGCGCGCTTGGGCGGGTTCGGTTCAAGCTTGGTGGGGTTCAGAGCGGCACGGGTTCAATTCAGGGTGGATGCCAATGGGGCCGTCTATCCCCCGTTTGCTCCCGGTTCAGCGCCGACCACCGTTCTGGAAGGGATTGGGCCGTCCACTGGTCCGCTCATTGCGCTCGTTGCCGCCGTTGCGGGAGGAGTTATTGTTGCTCGCGGAATCGTCCGGTGAGGAGCCAGGCAAGCGGACGGTCATGGCCGGTTCCTGCGGGGAAGTTGAACCGGGGCGGAAACCGCCAGTAGGAGGCCCGCCCCCTCGTCCACCGCGCCCGCCTCCGAAACTTCCGCCTCCGGCAAGCGACGGTGGTGTGCCTTCCATGATCGCCGTGATCCGGGCCTCTTCCTCTTTGAGGCGGCGATAGCGGAGCAGTTCATCGGCGGTCAACAGGCCATCCCGATTGAGGTCCATCTCCAGAAACTCTTCCATCGACTTGCCAGCTTTGATCCACTCGTGGAGGGACACTTGGCCGTCTTTGTTGGTATCATCGCTCTCGAACCAGTCCGGCAGTCCGTTGGGGAGCTTGCCGTAACGGAGGGCGACGGGTTTCGCTTCTTCCTGAGTCGCGCGGCCATCCCGATTGCGGTTGCGGGGGTCTTGGGGATTGTCGGGGTTGCCCCAGCTTGAGGAGCCACCCGCCCAAGGTGGGGGCCCGCCGCCGAAGCCGCCCCAGCCATTGCCGCCGCGATCGCCGCCGGAGTCACGCTCGCGTCCTCCGTTGCGTTCGCCCCAAGGAGGTGGTCCGCCGCCAAATCCGCTACCGCCTGGACCCGCCATTCCCATGCCTCCTCCAGCCATGCGCTGCATGTTCCGTTGGCTGAGGCTGATGAATTGCTCCTTAGTCATGATGCCGCTTTCGGGGAGCGGTTCGGTTCCGAAGCGTTCGGCCATCATCCGATTCATCCGGCGCACGGATTCGGGCAGCTTGCTCAAGTCAATCGTGTCTCCTGAGCTGCCGGTTTGCTGTTTGAGGACTTCCCAAAGCCGTTCGGGGTCCATTCCGCGCATCATGCCGCCAGGGGGTCCGCCTCCGAAGCTACCGGGAGGTCCGCCACCGAAGCCGCCAGCAGGTCCACCATTCCCCAAGCCGTTGGGTCCGCCTCCGAAGCTACCGGGAGGTCCGCCGCCAAAGCCGCCGGCCGGACCGCCAAACCCAGCGGGGGGACCGCCGCGGCCATCGGTGCCGCTCAGGGGGGCGGAGGGGCCAGCTCCTGGAGGAGTCGGAAAGCTGGTTGGGCCATTCCATGATGTGCTTGGGCCGCCGAAGGCACCCGGAGGTCCGCCTCCGAAGCTACCGGGAGGTCCGCTACCGAAGCTGCCGGGTTGGTAACCTCCACCGGAGGGGAAACCACTGCTCGAAGGAAAACCGCTGCCCCACGCGCCGCGATCACCCCCTTTGCCTTTTTTGCCTTTCCATTCCCCGGAGGGGAATCCGCTGCCCGGCTGGAACCCGTTGCCGGAGGGGAATCCGCTGCCTGGCTGGAATCCACCGCCGGAAGGAAATCCGCCGCCGGGCTGGAAACCACCGCCAGGTTGAAATCCCCCACCGCTGGGGGGAAAGGTACCTTTCTCCCAACGTCCTTTCCTGCCGCCGGGGAATTGGAATTGCGCGGCGGCCTCGGAGCTGATAAGCACCAGGCCTGTTGCCAGAGCGAAGATAGAAAACGCACTGATCCACCGCATGATGATTTCCCCAGCCGAAGGCACGGATAGCTCCCTCTTCCATAGATCATAACGGACCTGCGGCGAAGTTGTCACGCCCTTGTTGCGCAAGTCTCATGCCGTTCTCAGAAATTCGGAAATCATTTTATCAGTGATCATATTTTCATATCATGCTATTCCACTGGAGGGAGCAGTGGAACCCGCGGTGGCCGTTAGGGATGCGGTCGGGGGCAAGATGGGAGGAGGATGGGGTTCTCTAGGAGTAAATGCCCCAGTGATACTGCGAGCGTCTCCGGCAAGATCACGTCCTTTGTTACCGCGATCCGGGAGGACAGATCCAGGTGGATAGCCAGGAGCAGCCAGAAGGGCGGGAAAGATGGCCGTAGAGAGGCGGCGCACGGATCATGGACCGCTGTGGGTCAGGTCCAATTCGATTTGCTCGCCGGGGCGGAAGGGAACCTTTTGCGTGAGGGATTCACGTTGACCGTTGCGGACATATTCCACCCGGAGCAAATAGGCGTACTCTTGCCCGACCGGGAGCGGCGGAGTGCGGAAGCGGCGAACGGTTTGCGGACTGGAAGGCAGGGGTTGGTCGTTGACAAACAGTGTGGCACCCGCAGGCAGTTTGACGATCAGCGTGGCGGAGGCTGTGGTGGAATTTCGCGAGAGAGAGGTTGCCGGCTGCGAGAATGCCGCGGGCTGGCCGAAATGGGCCGTAGTACTGCTGGCAGGTGCGCCCGACGGCTGGCTGGCCGTCTTTCCCGGCTCCGGGCCGGATCGTTGCTGTTGGGAAGAGGGATCAGAGTGAGGCGAAGTGGCGGGTTGGGAATGAGCGGGCGGCTCCTTCTCTCCGCTGGTAGAAGTAGCAGTAGTCCCCTCCGAACGGGTAGGTGTGGGGCTACGAGGCTTGTCCGGTGCCGGGGGACTACCCGCTAGATGCTCGAGGGATCGAACCTCGCCCTCGGAAGCATTGCGGGCTGTCAGATCGGTGAAAGTGACTTGCACCGTCTCACCTGGGCGGACTTTGACGAGCCGGCTGATGCTGACTGTTTCCCCCTGTCGCTCATATTCCACACGGAAGCGATAAGTGTACTCGCGCTCCGGGGGAAGCGGCGGAGTGATAAAAGTACGCTCTGCACCGGTTTGCCGCAGTTGTCGATTTTCTGCAAAGAGCCGGGCATCGGCCGGCAGGCGAACGACCACTGTTCCGCGCTGGCCAGCAGAAGCCATTGCGGTGGGAACTGCCGGAAAACCAGCCGATGGGGAGATTGCGGGACCCCCGCGAGCAGAACCCGGAGGCGGAGCCGCCTCGGGCGGAGCATACGGGATCGTAGGAGGAGGAACACTCGGCAGTGGCGCGGCGCCGCCAGGCGTATCGAACTGGGGCGGTGGAGCCAACGGAATCAATCCTCCTTGGCAGGAGGTGCCGCCGTTGAACGTTGGAGTGTATTGCAAGCTCGGACTACCGTAACAAGCGAGAGCGGCGGAACCATAGCCTCCGGTAGGATAGGCTGATCCCCAGCAGCCGTAGCTGAACGAACCATAGCAACCGTAGCACGCAGCGGAGTAAGAAGCTCCCTGGCAACCGCTGCGGTCAAAGATACGACGCAGGCGTGCCAACAAGCCTTCACCCTGGCAGCCGTTGCAGCCGGCAGGGTATGAAGTTCCATAACAACCGACGCTATAGGCGGCACCGCTGCACCCCCCCGCAAAGACCCTGCCGCGACACCCTCCCTCACAGCCGTACCGTGGGGCCGCGGACATTCCCTGGCATCCTGCTGTACTCCAGCGTGCCCAAAGGTCGCGGAAAAAGCCGTGGAATCCCGGCGCCTCAGGAAGTGTTGCCCAAGCTGACATCAAAACCAGACTGTACATGGCTGCGTGCTCCAGGAAGTCTGGGTAAGTTGCAACGCCTCGCTATTGGCAAGGTAAAGGCGCCGCCAAAAGCGGTCAAAGTGGCTTGAGGAATTCTTTACAACTTGTTTCGATCGCCTTTGTGTCCTTTCCGTTTCTTAGGCGCCCTGGGTACAATCGGTAGAATCGTGACAACATCCGGGAGGGTGGTACCGCTCGGCTATTTCTGGCGGAAGGGCAGTACCGCTCTGGTATTTCTGGAGCGGTGTTGCTATGCCAGTCCCGGAGAATGTTCCGTGCTCTGGGAGAATGCTCCGCGTCTTGCTACAGTGGCCCAGTGACGAAGGGAACCAGCCATGCCCTTGCGCAATCTCTTCTGGGTTCTGGTGATTCCCGGTCTGGTGGTTCTGATGCTGGCTTTGGGAGCAACAGCACCGCCGCCGGATCGGGATTACCAGTTGATCCGCCAGATCGCCGCTGTCCTGGCCGAAGTCGACGCCCATTACGTGCGGGAGCTGTCAGACGACGAATGGCAGCAACTTGTCGAAAACATGATCAACGGCGGGTTGCACAGCCTCGATCCCAACTCCCAGTATTTCAACGCCCGCCAGTTGCAACTGTTCGAGTCTGAGAGTGAAGGAAGCTTCGGAGGGATTGGAGTTCGGTTCGTGCGGGATGAGAAGACGCAGTTGCCGCGCGTGGAGTACCCGATGCTCGGCACTCCGGCCTACGAGGCGGGATTGATGACGGGCGACCTGATTGTGGCGGTGGATGGGGAACCTACCGAGGGCTGGAGCAGCGAGCAGACGCAGAAGCGAATCATGGGAGAACCGGGCACTTCAGTTAGCTTGACCATTCGCCGGCCAGGGCGACAACCGCCGGAGTTCACTGTGACTTTGATCCGCCGGCGGGTAGAGCTGCATACGGTTGCGGGAGTGGCGCGCCGCCCGGAAGACCCCTTGAAATGGGAATGGTTCGTGGATGCCCCCCACAAAATTGCTTTGATCCGGGTGCAGCAGTTCAACGTCCGCACTGGCTCTGAGGTGCGGGCTGCCGTTGAAGAGATCGAAGCCGCGGGTGCGCGCGGGCTAATCCTGGACCTGCGCGACAATCCCGGCGGACTGCTCACCCAAGCCATTGAAGTCGCGGACCTGTTCCTCGAAGAAGGCGTGATCGTCACGACTCGTGATCGCCAGGGAGGAGAAAAGGTTTTCAAAGCCCGCAAGTCTGGCACCCTGTTTCTCCCTGCGGATCAGAAGCCGATCGTGGTCCTGATCAATAATCGTTCCGCCAGCGCCAGTGAAATCGTGGCCGCCGCCTTGCAGGACCATCATCGCGCTGCCATCTGTGGTGAACGGAGTTTCGGCAAAGGAAGTGTTCAAAGCGTTTTCCGTTTGCCTCCGGATCAGAAAACGGCTGTCAAACTGACCACGCAAACCTACTGGCGGCCCAGCGGCAAAAATATCGATCGTCCCTCGGCGCCTCGCGAGCGGCCCGATGAATGGGGCGTCCATCCTGACAAAGACCTGGAGGTGGCCACAACCACCGAGGAAAAAATCCGCTACGAATACGAAATGGAAAAACTCCGCTTTGTGCCTGGTCGGCCCGACGTCGTCGGTCCGCAGCCGCCGCCGTTTCCCGTTCCTGTGCCCCAGAAAAACGGCAAGCCGCTCTGGGATGAAAGCCAACCGTTCCAGGATCGCCCCCTGCTGCGCGCCTTGGAATATCTCCGCGCCCAGCTCCGCCGCTAAGACAATGCAGCGGACAGCTTCCAACATTCTCCGCCCAGACCCGCCGGGACCTGAACGAGCGGCACAGGAGGAGTGGAGCGGGTGCCGTTTGCACGTCGCGCTGTTTGCGGCATCGAGCGGATTCTCGCTAGGATGCGACGCCGGGGGTAGATCGGCAGAAAGAGGAGATGTGGCGGAAACCGGCAGTCGAGTCGAGAAGTTATCGCCGGTGTGCTCCCCGGTCTGGCCGGACGTGCGAAACTGGCCGCTTGCCTGCCATGCCGCGGGGTTGTAAAGTCTGCGATAGCTACAGGGTGTCCAGCTTAGCTGGACCAGGGTTGGGCCTGCGTGGGATCAACCGCGTCGTTCGGGGTGAGGCGCGGGCGGCTGCGAACCAGAACCCACTCTTGGAATCATTCCGTGACTTTCCCGGAGAATAAGCCATGGGTTTCCGCCAGACACCGCAACACAAGAACGGGAAGGGGAGCTATCACCAGATCGGCCTGGTCCGGGGTCAGTTCGGAAACATTCCGGAGCCGGAGTGGTTGAAGTTTATTGCGGAGACCGGCTTCGACGGTTGGGAAGAGGCGTCCTGGGAATTGGATTTGCGCCGCTGTGATACCGACGAGGGAGCGAAGGCGTATGCCGAGGAGCGGGTGGCTTTGGCCCGGCAGTATGGCTTGGAAATTTTTACTGTAGCGGTGCATCTGCAAGGCCAGGCGTTGGGGGATGAACCGAGCGTCAAAACGCTCAACTTCTGTTCCAGCAAGGGTCAGGCACGGGCGGCCTACCGGGCCTGGCGGCAGGCGGGAAATCAGCCCCCGCGTACCGATCCCTATTACGTGCCGCCGGAAGTGGGCAAGCTGATCCACGAGGAAGCCCAACGGGACTTGCTGGCCTGCGTGCGCTATGCCGGCCACCTCTCCCGCCTGCAAAATCGTAAGGTGGCCTTGCCGGGCTTTGTCGGTAGCCCCGCCCATTGTTGGAGCCATTGGTTCCTGTTCCCGCCTTTACCCACGGAGATGGAAGGGTACAAGATACCGGATGTCCGTCAGGTGTCTCTGGAATTGCTGGTGGAACGCTTCGGGCCGGTCTGGGATCTGTGCAAGCAGTACGGGGTGACCTTTGATTTGGAATGCCATCCCAGCGAGCGCGCCATGGGGGACCTGGAAAGCGCCAGTGATTACATCAACTACATGTGCAAGGCGGGGTATGAAGGCGTCGTCGGCTTCAACCTCGACGGCTCGCATATGGAATGGCAGAACGTGTCAGTAATTCAATTCATCCGGGAGTTTGCAGACTTCATCCATTGTGCCCATATCAAGGGAGTGTGGGTGGCGCGGGAGCATTGCCGGGCGGGGCTGTTGGGCGGCCATCGCCCGATGGGTCACTGGGCCAACGGCTGGAACTTTGTGACGGCAGGCAGTGCCCGCGATGCCAACAGCGTTGAGGAGATTTTCATCGAATTGAACCGTGTGGGCTACGATGGCGCAGTTTCGATCGAATGGGAAGACAACGATGCCCATCAGCTTGCGGGAGCCAAGGCAGCGCTAGCCAATTGCCGGCGGGCCGATCTTCCGCCTTCGGGCATGCGGCATGACGAAATGCTCAAAGGCTGATCCTGGCTCTTCTCTGTCGCAGCCGGTCTTCCGTTTCCCTCCTGCTGGCGGTGATCCCTATGTTCCCGACTCCGGCCCAGTTGGATGCCTTGACCTGGTCGCTCGGCAGCAGCTTGCTGCAGTTTGTGCCGGAGTTGGTGCTCTGCGCGGGGATCATCACACTCCTCTTTTTACGCCTTCTGCCGGGGGGAGAACGTCATACCAGTGCCACGACCGCCGCGGCTTTCGTGGTCGTGGCCTTGCTGCTGGCGGCATATCAGGTCAGCGAAGAAGCTTATGCAGGAAGCATATTCCAGGGGATGCTGCTGGCTGACCCCTTGGGCGGCGTCATGAGGCTGGTCCTACTGGGCGGCAGCCTGCTGGTGATCCTGCTCACCCGTTGGTCGAACTTAAGCGAACCGTGGGATGCTGTGGACCTGCAGGTGCTCTTGTTCGGCAGCACCCTGGGCTTGATGCTCATGGTCCAGGCCCATCATCTGCTGATGTTATTCATCGCGGTGGAGATGGCAGGGGTGCCTTCGTATGCCTTAGCGGGCTTTCCGAAGCTGTGGCGCCGGGGCAGTGAAGCAGCGCTCAAATTCGCCATCTTCGGAGCGGCGGCCAGCGGCCTGATGCTTTACGGAATCACCTTGCTGTGCGGTGTGTTCGGTACCGGCTATTTGCCCAACATTCTGGATGGGATCACGCGTCGCGGGATCGACTTGCCGGTTGCGGCGGGGGCGGCGCTGCTCTTCATCGGTTTGGGCTTTAAGCTGTCGGTGGTGCCGTTCCACTTCTGGTGTCCGGACGTGTTTGAGGGGGCAGCCGCCGAGGTGGCCGCCTTTCTGGGAACAGTGTCCAAGGCTGCCACAGCGACGGTGCTGCTCCGCCTGGTTCACTCTCTTCAGCAGTTACAACCGGATGCCAGCCAGCTTCCCATGACGGTGGGATTGCCTCTGGGAGTCGTCGCCGCCTTGAGCATGACCGTGGGCAACCTCGCCGCCTTCGGGCAGACCCATCTCCAGCGGCTGCTCGCCTACTCCACGATTGCCCATGCCGGCTACATTCTGCTGGGCATCGCTGTCATGACCCCAGTAGCGTTGCAAGCGGTGTTGTATTACCTGATGGCATATGTGCTGATGAATCTCGGCGCTTTCGCCAGTGTGGCCTGGGTCCGGCAAGCCACGGGCCGATTGGATTTGGAAGGAATCCGCGGCTTGGTCTTCCGCCATCCTCTGCCGGCTGTAGCGCTGGCGATTTTTGCCGCCTCGCTGTTGGGCTTGCCGCCGCTGGTGGGTTTCGCCGCAAAGTTCCAGCTCTTCTTGGCAGTTTACGAAGCGGGGCAGTCCGCCCCGGCCACCGCACCGTTCCTAGCAACTGGTTGGTATGTCCTCCTGGCTCTCGCCTTGGCCAACACCGTCTGTAGCGCCTATTACTACCTCCGCATTATCCGTTGGATGACTTTCGACGAACCGCTGCCTGTCCGAGGGGAAGCCAGTTCGGTTCAGCAGACACCCTCCTTCGCCGGAACCGTCTATCTGCTTTTGCTCGGTGCAGCGGTTTTCCTGCTGGGGGTTTACTGGTCTCCGCTGATCCGCTTGTGTCAGATAGCAGCCCAGATGTTTGTTTGACAAGGGGGTCTCTGGCTGGCCAAAAGGAAATGATGCCTCTGGCTAGCCGAATGATCGGGCCGTGAAGGATCATGTTTTTTGACACCCATACCCACCTGTTCGATGAGCGGTTTCAGCCGGATTTACCTACCGTTTTGGAACGGGCCAGCACCGCGGGGGTTAGCCGCATTCTCTGCCTGGGGATCGACCGGGAGAGCAATCATACGGCGGTCCAACTCGCCCAGAAATATCCGCAGGTTTGGGCTGCAGTAGGGCTGCATCCGAATTATTTGCAGGCGGTCCAGCCAGGAGATTGGGATGACGTCGTCCGGTTGGCCGAGCGGGAACCGCGCGTTGTGGCCATCGGGGAAACCGGGCTGGATCGTTACTGGAAGGATACTCCGCTTCCCGTTCAAGAAACTTACTTTCAATATCACCTGGATTTGGCCCGTCGCTTGGGTAAGCCTGTGGTGATCCATTGCCGGGAAGCTCAGGAACAGGTCGTGC
Proteins encoded in this region:
- a CDS encoding NADH-quinone oxidoreductase subunit N, with protein sequence MFPTPAQLDALTWSLGSSLLQFVPELVLCAGIITLLFLRLLPGGERHTSATTAAAFVVVALLLAAYQVSEEAYAGSIFQGMLLADPLGGVMRLVLLGGSLLVILLTRWSNLSEPWDAVDLQVLLFGSTLGLMLMVQAHHLLMLFIAVEMAGVPSYALAGFPKLWRRGSEAALKFAIFGAAASGLMLYGITLLCGVFGTGYLPNILDGITRRGIDLPVAAGAALLFIGLGFKLSVVPFHFWCPDVFEGAAAEVAAFLGTVSKAATATVLLRLVHSLQQLQPDASQLPMTVGLPLGVVAALSMTVGNLAAFGQTHLQRLLAYSTIAHAGYILLGIAVMTPVALQAVLYYLMAYVLMNLGAFASVAWVRQATGRLDLEGIRGLVFRHPLPAVALAIFAASLLGLPPLVGFAAKFQLFLAVYEAGQSAPATAPFLATGWYVLLALALANTVCSAYYYLRIIRWMTFDEPLPVRGEASSVQQTPSFAGTVYLLLLGAAVFLLGVYWSPLIRLCQIAAQMFV
- a CDS encoding TatD family hydrolase codes for the protein MFFDTHTHLFDERFQPDLPTVLERASTAGVSRILCLGIDRESNHTAVQLAQKYPQVWAAVGLHPNYLQAVQPGDWDDVVRLAEREPRVVAIGETGLDRYWKDTPLPVQETYFQYHLDLARRLGKPVVIHCREAQEQVVRLLRQEYDRHGPIRGIMHAFSGDRITAQNCWEMGLHISFAGMVTYPKADSLRQVVPEVPLERLLLETDSPYLPPQPVRGRRNEPAFLVHTAQQIASLRGLTCEQLAEVTTANARALFGI